The Spirochaetota bacterium DNA segment TGGGCTGCGAGATCAGGGAGCTCGACGCCCTCAGCGAGGTGAATTACGAGGAGTACCTGGAGTCACAGAGGACGTTGTAGGCCCCCCGCAAAGCCATCTGTCGGATTAATCCAATCCCGCATCAGGGTAATCCCGCGTATCGCAGTAATTCCCCGCAACGAACGGGCCCGATAAGGACAAGGCCGGCACCCGGGCTGCCGAGCGCGACGCCCAGCACGTGACGCCCCAGGACGGCGCTTTCGAACCGGAGCGATAATGCGGCGCCCCCTCCCTCCTTCATGCAGGATACGGCTTCGCCGTCGATCACGAACTCATATCGTCGCAGCGACCCGGGTACGCCCGAGCCTTCAAGCTTCGCCAGTGACTCCTTGAGCGTCCACAGGCGGAAAAAAGCGGCGGCGCCCATCACGCGGCATTCCTCCCCGGAAAAATATTTCCGTGCGACGGCGAGCGGGGGTTTTCGGAGCCTTTCGATGTCTATGCCGACGGCGGCGGACGCGGAAAGGACAAGCGCCGCCGCACCCGCGGTGTGGGAGATGCCCGCATGGTATCGAACGCGC contains these protein-coding regions:
- a CDS encoding 4'-phosphopantetheinyl transferase superfamily protein — protein: MAGVSSAWGLPGYYGLDLSARRDKHDAVAALRTIHLHEISGIRASMADGQFALAAVCRFGSRDPGLLEESVVPMLAGGERARFESLKNPEARIRYLASRLLAKTICGALDALPATSIETAHAPDGSFAVRGTRVRYHAGISHTAGAAALVLSASAAVGIDIERLRKPPLAVARKYFSGEECRVMGAAAFFRLWTLKESLAKLEGSGVPGSLRRYEFVIDGEAVSCMKEGGGAALSLRFESAVLGRHVLGVALGSPGAGLVLIGPVRCGELLRYAGLP